A single genomic interval of Stigmatella aurantiaca harbors:
- a CDS encoding phosphotransferase family protein translates to MSSTPPTDEARAVRPGEELDLPAVDAWLKAQVPSLEGTPQVTQYSGGASNWTYRLQYANRDLILRRPPAGTKAKSAHDMGREFSVQQALKSAYPAVPTMVALCQDPAVMGSEFYVMERIAGLIPRSRLPQGLQLDKAQTRQLCLNVIDKLIALHRVDPQAVGLASLGKGKGYPRRQIEGWSDRFEKAHTWNVPRFRAVRRWLEEHTPEDIATCVIHNDWRFDNVVLDPQRPTEVIGVLDWEMATLGDPLMDLGSALAYWVHADDDLVLRTMRRQPTHLPGMLRREEVVAYYLERTGLKPANWTFYEVYGLFRLAVIVQQIYYRYHHRQTRNPAFKHFWIIVNYLHWRCRRLIKKSRAAAPDRG, encoded by the coding sequence ATGTCATCCACGCCGCCCACTGACGAGGCCCGGGCCGTCCGTCCCGGAGAGGAGCTGGACCTGCCCGCCGTCGACGCCTGGCTCAAGGCCCAGGTGCCGTCGCTCGAAGGCACGCCCCAGGTCACCCAGTATTCCGGGGGGGCCTCGAACTGGACCTACCGGCTCCAGTACGCGAACAGAGACCTCATCCTGCGCCGGCCGCCGGCGGGCACCAAGGCCAAGTCCGCGCACGACATGGGGCGCGAGTTCTCGGTGCAGCAGGCGCTCAAGTCCGCCTATCCGGCCGTGCCCACCATGGTGGCGCTGTGCCAGGACCCGGCCGTGATGGGCTCGGAGTTCTACGTGATGGAGCGCATCGCGGGCCTCATCCCGCGCTCGCGCCTGCCACAGGGGCTCCAGCTCGACAAAGCGCAGACGCGCCAGCTGTGCCTCAACGTCATCGACAAGCTCATCGCGCTGCACCGGGTGGATCCGCAGGCGGTGGGGCTCGCCTCGCTGGGCAAGGGCAAGGGCTACCCCCGGCGCCAGATCGAAGGCTGGTCGGACCGCTTCGAGAAGGCCCACACCTGGAACGTGCCGCGCTTCCGGGCTGTGCGCCGCTGGCTGGAGGAGCACACCCCGGAGGACATCGCCACCTGCGTCATCCACAATGACTGGCGCTTCGACAACGTGGTGCTCGACCCCCAGCGCCCCACGGAAGTCATCGGCGTGCTGGACTGGGAGATGGCGACGCTGGGAGACCCGCTGATGGACCTGGGCAGCGCGCTGGCCTACTGGGTCCACGCAGATGACGACCTGGTGCTGCGCACCATGCGCCGCCAGCCCACGCACCTGCCCGGCATGCTCCGGCGCGAGGAGGTGGTGGCCTACTACCTGGAGCGCACGGGGCTGAAGCCCGCCAACTGGACGTTCTACGAGGTGTATGGCCTGTTCCGGCTCGCGGTCATCGTCCAGCAGATCTACTACCGCTACCACCACCGGCAGACGCGCAACCCCGCCTTCAAGCACTTCTGGATCATCGTCAACTACCTGCACTGGCGCTGCCGGCGCCTCATCAAAAAGTCACGGGCAGCCGCTCCAGACCGTGGATGA
- a CDS encoding cytochrome P450 family protein — translation MSTPDVPYELWSPEVTANPFPLYARMRRETPVARSRHPSMEGPIWVVCRYQAAVDFLKDPRFAKSKQKLPKESQRRYFRVSSLKHLDQHMLSADPPMHTRLRSLVAQAFTLRRVEALRPRITAIASQLLDQLQPQQQVDLLDAFAFPLPITVIAELLGVPVEDQDRFREWTTTFLTPPKDGDLAPLRRMAQEFQTYLQDFLARRRADPQDDLASAMIAAEEQGDRLTPEELMSMVFLLLVAGHETTVNLIGNGVWALLQHPGQLERLRAEPALLDSAVEEMLRYCGPVRHSTSRFTTEDTEFHGQHIPAGEMLVAGLLSANRDGDVFPEPERFDIGRQPNRHIAFGSGIHFCLGAPLALLEAQVSFRLLLERLPRLRFAVDPATLRWRDSLLIHGLERLPVTF, via the coding sequence GTGAGCACTCCGGATGTTCCCTATGAGCTGTGGTCTCCGGAGGTCACCGCGAATCCCTTCCCGCTGTATGCCCGGATGCGGCGGGAGACGCCCGTGGCCCGCTCGCGCCACCCCTCCATGGAGGGGCCCATCTGGGTGGTGTGCCGGTATCAGGCCGCGGTGGACTTCCTGAAGGATCCCCGCTTCGCCAAGAGCAAGCAGAAGCTCCCCAAGGAGTCCCAGCGGCGGTACTTCCGGGTGAGCTCGCTCAAGCACCTCGATCAGCACATGCTCAGCGCGGATCCGCCCATGCACACCCGGCTGCGCTCGCTGGTGGCCCAGGCCTTCACCCTGCGCCGGGTGGAGGCCCTGCGCCCGCGCATCACCGCCATCGCCAGCCAGTTGCTGGACCAGCTCCAACCACAGCAGCAGGTGGACCTGCTGGATGCCTTTGCCTTTCCCCTGCCCATCACCGTCATCGCGGAGCTGCTAGGGGTGCCCGTGGAGGACCAGGACCGGTTCCGCGAGTGGACCACCACCTTCCTCACCCCGCCGAAGGACGGAGACCTGGCGCCCCTGCGCCGCATGGCCCAGGAGTTCCAGACCTACCTCCAGGACTTCCTCGCCCGGCGCCGGGCCGACCCGCAGGATGACCTGGCCAGCGCGATGATCGCCGCCGAGGAGCAGGGCGACCGGCTCACCCCCGAGGAGCTGATGAGCATGGTGTTCCTGCTCCTGGTGGCCGGCCACGAGACGACGGTGAACCTCATTGGCAATGGCGTCTGGGCCCTGCTCCAGCACCCCGGGCAGCTCGAGCGGCTGCGTGCCGAGCCCGCGCTGCTCGACTCCGCCGTGGAGGAGATGCTGCGCTACTGCGGCCCGGTGCGGCACTCCACCAGCCGCTTCACCACCGAGGACACCGAGTTCCATGGGCAGCACATCCCCGCCGGGGAGATGCTCGTGGCGGGGCTGCTGTCCGCCAACCGCGACGGCGACGTGTTCCCCGAGCCGGAGCGCTTCGACATCGGCCGCCAGCCCAACCGGCACATCGCCTTCGGCTCGGGCATCCACTTCTGCCTGGGGGCCCCGCTGGCGCTGCTGGAGGCCCAGGTGTCCTTCCGCCTGCTCCTGGAGCGGCTGCCCCGGCTGCGCTTCGCGGTGGACCCCGCCACGCTGCGGTGGCGCGACAGCCTGCTCATCCACGGTCTGGAGCGGCTGCCCGTGACTTTTTGA
- a CDS encoding methyltransferase yields MTIQDEPLLQLGRALRDSGYHFITVTPEAHRRVNERPSSQAARTVRDVFGWSRPFQPEVLPKPLLELLERAEMVEHLTNGWLRSLVRFSSLGGGLYLHDAYPTLSEDSVFFGPDTYRFASLLSRVPGHFRRAVDLGCGSGAGGLSLAGRVDTIVLSDVSTRALRFSRINAALNGVSGVECTRSDGLRAIPGDVDLVMANPPYLVDEGSRTYRHGGGSYGIELSVRFTREAMERLGPGGTFVLYSGTPVVDGEDQLKAALLPFLQRPGVQAHYEELDPDVFSEELEKRPYANVERIAVVALVATRSA; encoded by the coding sequence GTGACCATCCAGGACGAACCGCTGCTGCAACTGGGCCGGGCGCTGCGCGACTCGGGCTACCACTTCATCACCGTGACCCCCGAGGCCCACCGCCGCGTCAACGAGCGGCCCTCCTCCCAGGCGGCCCGCACCGTGCGGGATGTGTTCGGCTGGAGCCGCCCCTTCCAGCCGGAGGTGCTGCCCAAGCCCCTGCTGGAGCTGCTGGAGCGCGCGGAGATGGTGGAGCACCTGACGAACGGCTGGCTGCGCAGCCTGGTGCGCTTCTCCAGCCTCGGCGGGGGGCTCTACCTGCACGATGCCTACCCCACCCTGTCGGAGGACTCCGTCTTCTTCGGGCCCGACACGTACCGCTTCGCCTCGCTGCTCTCGCGCGTGCCCGGGCACTTCCGGCGCGCGGTGGACCTGGGCTGCGGCTCCGGGGCCGGAGGCCTGTCCCTGGCGGGCCGGGTGGACACGATTGTCCTGTCCGACGTGAGCACGCGCGCCCTGCGCTTCTCGCGCATCAACGCCGCGCTCAACGGGGTGTCCGGCGTGGAGTGCACGCGGAGCGATGGGCTGCGCGCGATTCCGGGGGACGTGGACCTGGTGATGGCCAACCCCCCGTACCTCGTGGACGAGGGCTCGCGCACGTACCGCCACGGCGGGGGCAGCTATGGCATCGAGCTGTCCGTGCGCTTCACGCGCGAGGCGATGGAGCGCCTGGGGCCCGGCGGCACGTTCGTCCTCTACAGCGGCACCCCCGTGGTGGACGGCGAGGATCAGCTCAAGGCCGCCCTGCTGCCCTTCCTGCAACGGCCCGGCGTGCAAGCCCATTACGAGGAGTTGGATCCCGACGTCTTCAGCGAGGAGCTGGAGAAGCGCCCCTACGCCAACGTGGAGCGCATCGCGGTGGTGGCGCTCGTGGCGACCCGTTCCGCGTGA
- a CDS encoding DMT family transporter: MLRPALPMVPKPAAHPVKLAVAYCTCFLLWGSTWAVVKAGLDDLPPLRFAGIRMLVAGLILLPFARAQGMKLGRRTTGHIMGLGCLQLSIPFALLFVGQQWVPTSWASLLFSTFPVWLLLVGRVLMPDQPLTAPKLFAAGLGVVGVVALQYSQLGQMEVSHLVWLGGGLILVSTGFMAVANVLVKRHMAHVPPLVLVFIQTLSSAVPLLGASFLLEGGQTANWTPRAVMAVLYLALGGTVMTYGCYYWLLQRVSLAAVGVMSLLDTLVAVALGVVMLHEPLTPSLILGGTLILSSAAMAQFAPERSRQTAPA; encoded by the coding sequence GTGCTACGCCCCGCGCTGCCCATGGTTCCGAAGCCCGCAGCGCATCCCGTCAAGCTCGCCGTCGCGTATTGCACCTGCTTCCTGCTGTGGGGCTCCACCTGGGCCGTGGTGAAGGCGGGGCTGGATGACCTGCCGCCGCTGCGCTTCGCGGGCATCCGCATGCTGGTGGCGGGGCTCATCCTCCTGCCCTTCGCCCGCGCCCAGGGCATGAAGCTGGGGAGGCGCACCACGGGCCACATCATGGGCCTGGGCTGTCTTCAGCTCTCCATTCCCTTCGCCCTGCTCTTCGTCGGCCAGCAGTGGGTGCCCACGAGCTGGGCCTCGCTGCTCTTCTCCACCTTCCCCGTGTGGCTGCTGCTGGTGGGGCGCGTGCTGATGCCGGATCAACCGCTGACGGCGCCCAAGCTGTTCGCCGCCGGGCTGGGGGTGGTGGGCGTGGTGGCCCTGCAGTACTCACAGCTCGGGCAGATGGAGGTGTCCCACCTCGTGTGGCTCGGGGGAGGGCTCATCCTGGTGTCCACGGGGTTCATGGCCGTGGCCAACGTGCTGGTGAAGCGGCACATGGCGCACGTGCCGCCCCTGGTGCTCGTGTTCATCCAGACGCTGAGCAGCGCGGTGCCCCTGCTGGGCGCCTCCTTCCTCCTGGAGGGGGGACAGACGGCGAACTGGACGCCACGCGCGGTGATGGCCGTGCTGTACCTGGCGCTGGGCGGCACGGTGATGACGTATGGCTGTTATTACTGGCTGCTGCAGCGCGTGTCGCTCGCCGCAGTGGGCGTCATGTCGCTGCTGGACACGCTGGTGGCCGTGGCGCTGGGCGTGGTGATGCTCCACGAGCCCCTCACGCCCTCGCTGATCCTCGGCGGTACGCTCATCCTCTCCAGCGCGGCGATGGCCCAGTTCGCCCCGGAGCGCTCGCGGCAGACCGCGCCGGCCTGA
- a CDS encoding phytanoyl-CoA dioxygenase family protein has product MNRASDFEHQGFLVLPRFVTAGACDALKQRAETLVDGFQPETRSIFSTDEQRRTSDAYFLSSGDQIRFFFEEDAFLPDGSLRQAQAQSINKIGHALHDLDPLFDRFSRTPALAGLAAELGLQRPLLLQSMYIFKQPHIGGEVTSHQDAAFLYTEPSTCLGFWFALEDATLENGCLWAQPGGHRQGLKRRFVRAPEGGTVFRTLDATPLSEEGMVPLEVEKGTLVVLHGLLPHRSGANTSSRSRHAYSLHLIDGTATYPEDNWLRRSPALPPRGF; this is encoded by the coding sequence ATGAACCGGGCCAGCGATTTCGAGCACCAGGGCTTTCTCGTTCTTCCCCGGTTCGTGACAGCCGGCGCCTGTGACGCGCTGAAACAGCGGGCTGAAACACTCGTGGACGGCTTTCAGCCCGAGACGCGGTCCATCTTCAGCACCGACGAACAGAGGCGCACGTCGGATGCGTACTTCCTCTCCTCGGGGGACCAGATCCGCTTCTTCTTCGAGGAGGACGCCTTCCTGCCCGACGGCTCCCTGCGTCAGGCGCAGGCGCAGTCCATCAACAAGATCGGCCACGCGCTGCACGACCTGGATCCCCTGTTCGACCGGTTCTCGCGCACGCCCGCGCTGGCAGGGCTGGCAGCGGAGCTAGGGCTCCAGCGGCCGCTCCTCCTTCAGTCCATGTACATCTTCAAGCAGCCCCACATCGGCGGGGAAGTCACCAGCCACCAGGACGCGGCGTTCCTCTACACCGAGCCCTCCACGTGCCTGGGCTTCTGGTTCGCCCTGGAGGATGCCACGCTGGAGAACGGCTGCCTGTGGGCTCAGCCCGGGGGGCACCGCCAGGGGCTGAAGCGGCGCTTCGTGCGCGCCCCCGAGGGCGGCACGGTGTTCCGGACGCTGGACGCCACCCCACTGTCCGAGGAGGGCATGGTGCCCCTGGAGGTGGAGAAGGGCACCCTGGTGGTGCTGCACGGCCTGTTGCCGCACCGCAGCGGCGCCAACACCTCCTCGCGCAGCCGGCACGCCTACTCGCTCCACCTCATCGATGGCACGGCCACCTACCCCGAGGACAACTGGCTGCGCCGCTCGCCTGCCCTGCCGCCACGCGGCTTTTGA
- a CDS encoding ATP-binding protein produces the protein MGEVFLGEDMTVPGAARAAGKGTAESPGRHAPPSGVVALVFTEIHGATRLWERCAPGMREALEIHDRVLRALLESSPGYEVKVQGGAFMLCFPSPVDAVRWCLEAQQALLEAPWPEELLAQPEAAEEVGLRGWVYRGPRVLMGVHVGEPECRVNARTGRADYFGRMVNTAARVAAAGHGGQVLVSGPAWAQVAPEAGALGQPAIRPLGSFRLRGIEDAVALVEVLPASLSERRFGAPRAPRIRQGNAPVSQSELIGRSAELARLRQELGAGARLVTLLGPGGMGKTRLATHLAGLELESCAWMGGVWLCELAEARTVEALCLAVGQAIGASLPREAEAEGLAEQLGHALDDCGELLLILDNLEQATSHAAALLERWLALAPRARFLVTSREALGVPGERVLDLEPLPLPEPGEQRLEVIARSEAVRLFVQRARESRGGFELTAEEAPRVVDIVRQLDGNALAIELAAARTGVMGVGQLRDRLPRRFELLRGGRRDVSARQATLRGAIDWSWHLLSPGEKSALSQCSVFRGGFTPAAAAAVLVLPPGSPGVEEVLHALRSKSLLRVVEGNGSGEPERLGLYESIRQYAAERLLELKGEAAVASRHADWYLALARDAAARGQARAGAEVLRQLSLERENLLAVCDGCLAGAAAEPRRLTQALEILEALEPEVLVRGPARPLLTRLERVITLAGALQVAPACVASAWAVRGRVLLEAGQPEAARKDLEQACAALQGVGGGAAEKRARVDLSIVARHQGDVASAWTFIQQAQGLSSEGDRWLDAYAMGHLGLVEQVRVGAEVGLPYLWAAQTLFEALGDVTQGVAFTIYGAVALGELGRTPEAVDRVSEAMHRAASVGDQVGHILARVHLGGILLDGERASEARGHLMAAARMAQQLRGRGLEGMALGELGRAELALGALEEARHRLADAVSLLDGVAQGWALRFAAHRAAVDAMLGDAEVARESFAALEAAPEFQQDPGLRKLIVLLRAAADLSVARNPGGSGLARQAWASSWRLLEEARKTPVMGSSSHLRGALSWLERMLSQPP, from the coding sequence ATGGGTGAGGTCTTCCTAGGTGAGGACATGACCGTGCCGGGCGCCGCGCGAGCGGCCGGGAAGGGCACGGCCGAGTCCCCGGGAAGGCATGCACCTCCCTCGGGGGTGGTGGCGCTCGTCTTCACCGAGATTCACGGCGCCACCCGGCTCTGGGAGCGGTGCGCCCCGGGCATGCGCGAGGCGCTGGAGATTCACGACCGGGTGCTGCGCGCGCTGCTGGAGTCCAGCCCGGGCTACGAGGTGAAGGTGCAGGGGGGCGCCTTCATGCTCTGCTTCCCCTCGCCGGTGGACGCGGTGCGCTGGTGCCTGGAGGCGCAGCAGGCGCTCCTGGAGGCCCCCTGGCCGGAGGAGCTCCTTGCGCAGCCCGAGGCGGCCGAGGAAGTGGGCCTGCGGGGCTGGGTGTACCGGGGGCCCCGGGTGCTCATGGGGGTCCACGTGGGCGAGCCCGAGTGCCGCGTCAACGCGCGGACCGGCCGGGCGGACTACTTCGGGCGCATGGTGAACACCGCGGCGCGCGTGGCGGCGGCGGGCCACGGCGGCCAGGTGCTGGTCAGTGGGCCGGCGTGGGCCCAGGTGGCCCCCGAGGCCGGGGCGCTGGGGCAGCCGGCCATCCGGCCGCTCGGCTCCTTCCGGCTGCGCGGCATCGAGGATGCGGTGGCGCTGGTGGAGGTGTTGCCCGCCTCGCTGAGCGAGCGGCGGTTCGGCGCGCCCCGGGCGCCGCGCATCCGTCAGGGCAACGCGCCCGTCTCCCAGAGCGAGCTCATCGGCCGGAGCGCGGAGCTGGCGCGGTTGCGGCAGGAACTGGGCGCGGGCGCCCGGCTCGTCACCCTGCTGGGCCCGGGGGGAATGGGCAAGACGCGGCTGGCCACCCACCTGGCGGGGCTGGAGCTGGAGTCCTGCGCCTGGATGGGCGGGGTGTGGCTGTGTGAGCTGGCGGAGGCGCGGACCGTGGAGGCGCTCTGCCTCGCCGTGGGCCAGGCCATCGGGGCGTCCCTCCCGCGTGAGGCGGAGGCGGAAGGGCTCGCGGAGCAACTGGGGCACGCGCTGGATGACTGTGGCGAGCTGCTGCTCATCCTCGACAACCTGGAGCAGGCCACCTCGCACGCCGCGGCGTTGCTGGAGCGCTGGCTCGCGCTGGCCCCGCGCGCGCGGTTCCTCGTCACCTCGCGCGAGGCGCTGGGCGTGCCCGGCGAGCGTGTGCTGGACCTGGAGCCCCTGCCCTTGCCGGAGCCTGGGGAGCAGCGGCTGGAGGTGATTGCCCGCTCCGAGGCGGTGCGGCTGTTCGTCCAGCGGGCGCGGGAGTCCCGGGGCGGCTTCGAGCTGACGGCGGAGGAGGCCCCGCGCGTGGTGGACATCGTCCGGCAGCTCGACGGCAACGCCCTGGCCATCGAGCTGGCCGCGGCGCGCACGGGCGTCATGGGCGTGGGGCAGCTCCGGGACCGGCTCCCGCGCCGCTTCGAGCTCCTGCGCGGCGGGCGGCGCGACGTGTCGGCCCGGCAGGCCACGCTCCGGGGCGCCATCGACTGGTCCTGGCACCTGCTGTCCCCCGGGGAGAAGTCCGCGCTGTCGCAGTGCTCGGTGTTCCGGGGGGGCTTCACGCCCGCCGCGGCGGCCGCCGTGCTCGTGCTGCCGCCGGGCTCGCCGGGTGTGGAGGAGGTGCTCCATGCCTTGCGCTCCAAGTCGCTCCTGCGCGTCGTGGAAGGCAACGGCTCCGGCGAGCCGGAGCGCCTGGGCCTGTACGAGAGCATCCGGCAGTACGCGGCCGAGCGGCTGCTGGAGCTGAAGGGCGAGGCGGCGGTGGCCTCGCGCCACGCGGACTGGTACCTGGCGCTGGCGCGGGACGCCGCGGCCCGGGGCCAGGCCCGCGCGGGGGCGGAGGTGCTGCGCCAGCTCTCGCTGGAGCGAGAGAACCTGCTGGCCGTCTGTGATGGCTGTCTGGCGGGGGCGGCCGCGGAGCCCCGGAGGCTGACCCAGGCGCTGGAGATTCTGGAGGCGCTGGAGCCCGAGGTCCTGGTCCGCGGGCCCGCGCGTCCGCTGCTCACGCGGCTGGAGCGGGTCATCACGCTGGCCGGCGCGCTCCAGGTGGCCCCCGCGTGCGTGGCCTCGGCCTGGGCGGTGCGGGGCCGGGTGCTGCTGGAGGCCGGACAGCCGGAGGCGGCCCGGAAGGACCTGGAGCAGGCCTGCGCGGCGCTCCAGGGGGTGGGCGGGGGCGCGGCGGAGAAGCGCGCGCGGGTGGACCTGTCCATCGTGGCCCGCCACCAGGGGGATGTGGCCTCGGCCTGGACGTTCATCCAGCAGGCCCAGGGCCTGTCCTCGGAAGGGGACCGGTGGCTGGATGCCTATGCGATGGGACACCTGGGGCTCGTCGAGCAGGTCCGCGTGGGCGCGGAGGTGGGCCTGCCCTACCTGTGGGCGGCACAGACGCTGTTCGAGGCCCTGGGCGATGTGACGCAAGGCGTGGCCTTCACCATCTATGGCGCGGTGGCGCTCGGGGAGCTGGGGCGAACCCCGGAGGCGGTGGACCGGGTGAGCGAGGCCATGCACCGCGCCGCCAGCGTCGGGGATCAGGTGGGCCACATCCTCGCGCGCGTGCACCTGGGGGGGATTCTCCTGGATGGGGAGCGGGCCTCGGAGGCGCGCGGCCACCTGATGGCGGCGGCGCGGATGGCCCAGCAGCTCCGGGGGCGCGGCCTGGAGGGCATGGCCCTGGGCGAGCTGGGGCGCGCGGAGCTGGCGCTGGGCGCATTGGAGGAAGCGCGCCACCGGCTCGCGGACGCGGTGTCCCTGCTCGATGGGGTGGCGCAAGGCTGGGCCCTGCGGTTCGCCGCGCACCGGGCGGCGGTGGACGCGATGCTGGGCGACGCCGAGGTGGCGCGCGAGAGCTTCGCGGCGCTGGAGGCCGCGCCCGAGTTCCAGCAGGACCCCGGGCTGCGCAAGCTCATCGTGCTCCTGCGGGCCGCCGCGGACCTGTCCGTGGCCCGCAACCCGGGCGGCAGCGGGCTGGCGCGGCAGGCCTGGGCGTCCTCGTGGCGGCTGCTGGAAGAGGCCCGGAAGACGCCGGTGATGGGCAGCTCCTCCCACCTGCGCGGCGCGCTGTCCTGGCTGGAGCGGATGCTGTCCCAGCCGCCCTGA
- a CDS encoding MATE family efflux transporter, producing MLDGHAGGTAAQPQLGLFRLTWPIFLEFLLFMLMGTADTLMLSGVSDDAVAAVGVVHQFLFVCILIMEVVSNGASIVVAQYIGARRTEEASRIAALSITLNFLLGAGVSVGLLLGGNAILGQMNLHGLVLEQARTYMGITGGFIFLQALINIFASLLRTYGFTKESMFVSLGMNIFHVLGNYALVFGHFGLPRMEVQGAAISTVLSRAVALAVFIWMLYRVMEIRMRMRDYVRFSREYIRKILKVGVPSAVEQVMYHCCQTVFLYYATFLGPVALSSRQYAFAISQYVFLFSLAIGMGTSIVIGRLVGANRPDDAYRRALESLKWSLAITVLVDVAAILVREPLIGLFTANADILQLTSQIIVLSLLLESGRSFNLVLVNALRAAGDATFTVYAGFGSMVCLSLPLGYFLVFRMNMGLAGVWLAIAADEWVRGIVMWLRWRSRAWEKQSLVHPAEPAPVLVLGG from the coding sequence ATGTTGGATGGACACGCGGGTGGGACCGCAGCACAGCCGCAGCTGGGGTTGTTCCGGTTGACCTGGCCTATCTTCTTGGAGTTCCTCCTCTTCATGCTGATGGGCACGGCGGACACGCTGATGCTCAGCGGTGTGTCCGACGACGCCGTGGCGGCGGTGGGTGTCGTCCACCAGTTCCTCTTCGTCTGCATCCTCATCATGGAGGTGGTGAGCAACGGCGCCTCCATCGTCGTGGCCCAGTACATCGGGGCGCGGAGGACGGAGGAGGCCTCGCGGATCGCCGCGCTCTCCATCACGCTGAACTTCCTGCTGGGCGCGGGGGTGAGCGTGGGCCTGCTGCTGGGGGGCAACGCCATCCTGGGCCAGATGAACCTGCATGGGCTGGTGCTGGAGCAGGCGCGCACGTACATGGGCATCACCGGCGGGTTCATCTTCCTGCAAGCCCTCATCAACATCTTCGCCAGCCTGCTGCGCACGTATGGGTTCACCAAGGAGTCGATGTTCGTCTCGTTGGGGATGAACATCTTTCACGTGCTGGGCAACTATGCGCTGGTGTTCGGCCACTTCGGCCTGCCGCGCATGGAGGTTCAGGGCGCGGCGATCTCCACGGTGCTCAGCCGCGCCGTGGCGCTCGCGGTGTTCATCTGGATGCTCTACCGCGTGATGGAGATCCGCATGCGGATGCGCGACTACGTGCGCTTCTCGCGCGAGTACATCCGCAAGATTCTGAAGGTGGGCGTGCCCTCCGCCGTCGAGCAGGTGATGTACCACTGCTGCCAGACGGTGTTCCTGTACTACGCCACCTTCCTGGGGCCCGTGGCGCTGTCGTCCCGGCAGTACGCGTTCGCGATCTCCCAGTACGTCTTCCTGTTCAGCCTGGCCATCGGGATGGGCACCTCCATCGTGATTGGCAGGCTGGTGGGGGCCAACCGGCCGGACGATGCCTATCGCCGGGCGCTGGAGAGCCTGAAGTGGAGCCTGGCCATCACCGTGCTGGTGGACGTGGCCGCCATCCTGGTCCGCGAGCCGCTGATTGGCCTGTTCACCGCCAACGCCGACATCCTCCAATTGACTTCGCAGATCATCGTCCTGAGCCTCCTCCTGGAGTCCGGGCGGTCCTTCAACCTCGTGCTGGTCAATGCCCTGCGCGCCGCGGGGGACGCCACGTTCACCGTCTACGCGGGCTTCGGCTCCATGGTCTGCCTGAGCCTGCCCCTGGGTTACTTCCTGGTCTTCCGCATGAACATGGGGCTCGCGGGGGTGTGGCTGGCCATCGCGGCGGATGAGTGGGTGCGAGGCATCGTCATGTGGCTGCGGTGGCGGAGCCGCGCCTGGGAGAAGCAGTCCCTCGTCCACCCGGCCGAACCCGCGCCGGTCCTGGTGCTCGGTGGCTAA
- a CDS encoding DUF6929 family protein, producing the protein MAKSLGPGLLGAVLLALDCGCAASGRAGVQEFPGQVAAATQGVLPAPRRVLTLEASEVTEGPTHVSAASGLVRAGQWIHVVADDSLFLATFPAEGEAPGRLLRLFPGTLPAAPKERKALKPDLEALCLLEGVPEAPHGAVLAVPSGSTPERRRGALVPLEADGALGGPVREVDFTPLYARLARELGELNVEGAALAGSRLWLLNRGNGDKGQDAVVALDAGAVLRALGAGQPPPADSVLTVRRWRLGRVGAVPLSFSDAAPLPDGRLVFSAAAEASQGSYLDGEVVGSALGVLSPEGEPLLLKHVKTKVKLEGVAAWPTSEGLHLLLVSDADDPTVAAPLFETLLLDTGAR; encoded by the coding sequence GTGGCTAAGTCCCTGGGGCCAGGCCTCCTCGGCGCCGTGCTGCTCGCGCTGGACTGCGGGTGCGCGGCCTCGGGGCGCGCGGGCGTCCAGGAGTTTCCCGGGCAGGTGGCCGCGGCCACGCAGGGCGTGCTGCCCGCCCCCCGCCGGGTGTTGACGCTGGAGGCCTCCGAGGTGACGGAGGGCCCCACCCACGTGTCCGCCGCGAGCGGCCTCGTGCGGGCCGGGCAGTGGATTCACGTCGTCGCGGATGACTCGCTGTTCCTCGCCACGTTCCCCGCCGAGGGGGAGGCCCCCGGCCGGCTCCTGCGCCTGTTTCCGGGAACGCTGCCGGCGGCACCCAAGGAGCGCAAGGCGCTCAAGCCCGATCTGGAGGCGCTGTGCCTGCTGGAGGGCGTGCCGGAGGCGCCGCACGGGGCCGTGCTGGCGGTGCCCTCCGGGAGCACGCCGGAGCGAAGGCGGGGGGCCCTCGTCCCGCTGGAGGCGGACGGGGCGCTGGGCGGGCCGGTGCGGGAGGTGGACTTCACGCCCCTGTACGCGCGGCTGGCCCGGGAGCTGGGCGAGCTCAACGTGGAGGGCGCGGCGCTGGCGGGAAGCCGGCTGTGGCTGCTCAACCGGGGCAACGGAGACAAGGGGCAGGACGCGGTGGTGGCGCTGGACGCGGGCGCGGTGCTGCGCGCACTGGGCGCCGGGCAGCCGCCTCCCGCGGACAGTGTCCTCACCGTGCGCCGCTGGAGGCTGGGCCGGGTGGGCGCCGTGCCGCTCTCCTTCTCGGATGCCGCGCCGCTCCCGGATGGACGCCTCGTCTTCAGCGCCGCCGCGGAGGCCTCGCAGGGCTCCTATCTGGATGGCGAGGTGGTGGGCTCGGCGCTGGGGGTGCTGTCCCCGGAGGGCGAGCCCCTGCTGCTCAAGCACGTGAAGACGAAGGTGAAGCTGGAGGGCGTGGCGGCGTGGCCCACGTCCGAGGGGCTCCACCTGCTGCTCGTGTCGGACGCGGACGATCCCACCGTGGCCGCGCCCCTGTTCGAGACGCTGCTGCTGGACACGGGGGCCCGGTAG